From the Nocardiopsis changdeensis genome, one window contains:
- a CDS encoding glycoside hydrolase family 15 protein, translating to MNRMTTDIGDHAFLSDCHTAALVGADGAVVWMCAPAFDGPAFLAGLLDPERGGRWTMEVADARPAERSYLDDSLVLESVWRGEDTEVAVLDLLALRRNGKGADLFREGLLLRMVECRSGAAAVRSRLSVRPDFGRGSPAWEQRGEHLAETTSGLLLSGGPALRVDEDGDVEWRAELSAGEHALMCLDYLHGERAVGEEEGRALLEETLAAWRAWAGRSDYRGVGAEHVDRSLLVLRGLLHEETGALISAPTTSLPEWPGGERNWDYRYVWHRDAPLVVLTFMRLGHIEEAEQYLRFLLSACGEPRGWISPVQTVRGAPPPKEEELTHLSGHLGSRPVRVGNDAHGQHQLDVYGHILDAALYYHQVTGRLSEEDLARLVSVATVAADVWREPDEGIWEVRGERRHWTNSKVYAWVCLDRAIRLARLTGREDEVPEERWAAERDAIRAEVLRRGYDPETGSFVRYYGSSRVDGSLLRLPLLGFLEGDDPRVLGTLARVDEELGEAGFLVHRYDPAETDDGLESPEGAFLLCSYDMVSALALAGREEEARRRFEELCGRSGPLGLQAEEMASDGSMLGNFPQSFTHLALIEAAMNLEYADDTDALHAWADRRGPGTGEGEGERSADHEQ from the coding sequence ATGAACCGGATGACCACGGACATCGGTGACCACGCCTTCCTCTCCGACTGCCACACCGCGGCCCTCGTCGGAGCGGACGGGGCGGTGGTGTGGATGTGCGCTCCGGCCTTCGACGGGCCGGCGTTCCTGGCCGGCCTCCTCGACCCGGAGCGCGGCGGCCGCTGGACCATGGAGGTGGCGGACGCGCGCCCGGCGGAGCGCTCCTACCTGGACGACAGCCTCGTACTGGAGAGCGTCTGGCGGGGCGAGGACACGGAGGTGGCCGTCCTCGACCTGCTCGCCCTGCGGCGGAACGGGAAGGGGGCGGACCTGTTCCGGGAGGGGCTGCTGCTGCGCATGGTGGAGTGCCGCTCGGGCGCCGCCGCGGTGCGCTCGCGCCTGTCCGTCCGGCCGGACTTCGGCCGCGGGAGCCCGGCGTGGGAGCAGCGGGGGGAGCACCTGGCGGAGACGACGTCGGGGCTGCTGCTCTCCGGCGGCCCCGCCCTGCGTGTGGACGAGGACGGCGACGTCGAATGGCGTGCCGAGCTCTCCGCCGGGGAGCACGCCCTGATGTGCCTGGACTACCTGCACGGGGAACGGGCGGTGGGCGAGGAGGAGGGGCGGGCCCTGCTGGAGGAGACCCTCGCCGCCTGGCGGGCGTGGGCGGGGCGCAGCGACTACCGGGGGGTCGGGGCCGAGCACGTCGACCGGAGCCTGCTCGTGCTGCGGGGGCTGCTCCACGAGGAGACGGGGGCGCTGATCTCGGCGCCCACCACCTCCCTGCCCGAGTGGCCGGGCGGGGAGCGCAACTGGGACTACCGCTACGTCTGGCACCGCGACGCCCCCCTGGTGGTCCTGACCTTCATGCGGCTGGGCCACATCGAGGAGGCGGAGCAGTACCTGCGCTTCCTGCTGAGCGCGTGCGGTGAGCCCCGCGGCTGGATCTCGCCTGTCCAGACCGTCCGGGGCGCGCCGCCGCCGAAGGAGGAGGAGCTCACCCACCTCTCCGGCCACCTGGGATCGCGCCCGGTGCGGGTGGGCAACGACGCCCACGGCCAGCACCAGCTCGACGTCTACGGCCACATCCTCGATGCCGCCCTGTACTACCACCAGGTCACCGGGCGCCTGAGCGAGGAGGACCTCGCCCGCCTGGTGTCCGTGGCGACCGTGGCGGCCGACGTGTGGCGGGAGCCGGACGAGGGGATCTGGGAGGTCCGCGGAGAGCGGCGGCACTGGACCAACTCCAAGGTCTACGCCTGGGTCTGCCTGGACCGCGCGATCAGGCTGGCCCGGCTCACCGGCCGCGAGGACGAGGTCCCCGAGGAGCGCTGGGCCGCCGAGCGCGACGCGATCCGGGCCGAGGTCCTCCGGCGCGGGTACGACCCGGAGACCGGATCGTTCGTCCGCTACTACGGGTCCTCCCGTGTGGACGGCTCCCTGCTGCGGCTGCCGCTGCTGGGCTTCCTGGAGGGGGACGACCCCCGGGTCCTGGGCACGCTGGCGCGCGTCGACGAGGAGCTGGGGGAGGCGGGGTTCCTCGTCCACCGCTACGACCCGGCCGAGACCGACGACGGGCTGGAGTCCCCGGAGGGGGCCTTCCTCCTGTGCTCCTACGACATGGTGTCGGCCCTGGCGCTCGCCGGGCGGGAGGAGGAGGCGCGCCGGCGGTTCGAGGAGCTGTGCGGCCGGTCGGGGCCCCTCGGGCTCCAGGCCGAGGAGATGGCGTCCGACGGCTCCATGCTGGGCAACTTCCCCCAGAGCTTCACCCACCTCGCCCTGATCGAGGCCGCCATGAACCTGGAGTACGCCGACGACACGGACGCCCTGCACGCCTGGGCCGACCGCAGGGGGCCGGGCACGGGGGAGGGCGAAGGGGAGAGGAGTGCCGACCATGAACAGTGA
- a CDS encoding SDR family oxidoreductase, producing MDERTGVDRTPGDRGVAVVSGASAGVGRATAREFALRGYSVALLARGRAGLEAARREAEALGAPALAVEVDVSDPAAVDGAAARAEEELGPVDVWVNSAFASVIAPFTRTGPEEYARATDVCYHGYVNGTRAALARMLPRDRGVVVQVGSALAYRGIPYQAAYCGAKHAVRGFTDSVRAELLRDGSRVRFTEVHLPAVNTPQFSWVRSRMGARTRPVPPVYQPEVAARAIVWAAEHPRRRRYLVAPSTVATVLGQRFAPRLLDLYLARTGYEGQVRDAAPPERDNLFAPLDAEHDHGAHGEFDDEAREVSLLQEASRRRGALAVAGLAGFAAGAGVYGLVRAARS from the coding sequence GTGGACGAGAGGACCGGGGTGGACAGGACACCGGGGGACCGGGGGGTGGCGGTGGTCAGCGGGGCCTCCGCGGGCGTGGGCCGGGCCACCGCCCGGGAGTTCGCCCTGCGGGGGTACTCCGTGGCCCTGCTGGCGCGGGGACGGGCCGGGCTGGAGGCCGCCCGGCGGGAGGCCGAGGCCCTGGGGGCGCCCGCCCTCGCCGTGGAGGTGGACGTGAGCGACCCCGCGGCCGTGGACGGCGCTGCGGCGCGGGCCGAGGAGGAGCTGGGGCCGGTCGACGTGTGGGTCAACTCGGCGTTCGCCTCGGTCATCGCCCCGTTCACGCGGACCGGGCCCGAGGAGTACGCGCGGGCCACGGACGTCTGCTACCACGGCTACGTGAACGGTACCCGGGCCGCCCTGGCCCGGATGCTCCCCCGGGACCGGGGGGTGGTCGTGCAGGTGGGGTCGGCGCTGGCCTACCGCGGTATCCCCTACCAGGCGGCCTACTGCGGCGCCAAGCACGCGGTGCGCGGGTTCACCGACTCCGTGCGCGCCGAACTGCTCCGCGACGGTTCGCGGGTGCGGTTCACCGAGGTGCACCTGCCCGCGGTCAACACCCCCCAGTTCTCCTGGGTGCGTTCCCGCATGGGCGCCCGGACCCGCCCGGTGCCCCCGGTCTACCAGCCGGAGGTGGCGGCCCGGGCCATCGTGTGGGCGGCCGAGCACCCCCGCAGGAGGCGGTACCTGGTGGCGCCCTCGACGGTGGCCACCGTGCTGGGGCAGCGGTTCGCGCCCCGGCTGCTGGACCTCTACCTGGCCCGCACCGGCTACGAGGGCCAGGTGCGCGACGCCGCCCCGCCGGAGCGGGACAACCTGTTCGCCCCCCTGGACGCCGAGCACGACCACGGGGCCCACGGGGAGTTCGACGACGAGGCCCGCGAGGTCAGCCTGCTCCAGGAGGCGAGCCGGCGCCGCGGCGCCCTGGCGGTCGCGGGCCTGGCGGGTTTCGCCGCGGGGGCGGGGGTCTACGGCCTCGTCCGGGCCGCCAGGTCCTGA
- a CDS encoding DUF3140 domain-containing protein: MAEHDERADAVWDAFHAVVNMTGEELREWLLTDASGEEAFERTEPDLGVSPRGEEVVSVLRKRRTDLTGADIDLMERVTDHVRGLLAEPRREDPAWRRSLMSVGHDPLRPDSVRPDEEDLTG, encoded by the coding sequence ATGGCCGAGCACGACGAACGCGCCGACGCCGTCTGGGACGCGTTCCACGCGGTGGTGAACATGACCGGCGAGGAGCTGCGGGAATGGCTGCTCACCGACGCCTCGGGCGAGGAGGCCTTCGAGCGGACCGAACCCGACCTGGGCGTGTCGCCGAGGGGCGAGGAGGTGGTGTCCGTGCTCCGCAAGCGGCGCACGGACCTCACCGGTGCGGACATCGACCTCATGGAGCGGGTCACGGACCACGTGCGCGGGCTCCTGGCCGAGCCCCGCCGCGAGGACCCCGCCTGGCGGCGGTCCCTGATGTCGGTGGGGCACGACCCGCTGCGCCCGGACTCGGTCCGCCCCGACGAGGAGGACCTCACGGGCTGA
- a CDS encoding VWA domain-containing protein — MDSALEALYNRGDAGGSGTGGDRRSAGLGGSAPRVARWLGDIREYFPSTVVQVMQKDAMERLGLQQLLLEPEMMEAVEPDVHLVGTLLSLNRVMPDKARESARALVRRVVEDLERRVAQKTRSLVQGAIDRSARTHRPRRVSDIDWNATIRRNLAHYLPEHGTIVPQTLVGYGRRSQGVQKDVVLAIDQSGSMASSVVYASVFGAVLASMKTLRTSLVVFDTAVVDLTEQLTDPVEVLFGTQLGGGTHINKAIAYCQGLIDRPDDSIFVLISDLYEGGVRAEMLRRVASMQAAGVQVVVLLALSDEGAPFYDRENAAALAEMGVPAFACTPDVFPELMAAAIQGQPLTAWVDKQKDA, encoded by the coding sequence ATGGACTCCGCCCTGGAGGCCCTCTACAACCGGGGCGACGCGGGAGGCTCCGGCACCGGCGGCGACCGGCGCTCCGCGGGCCTGGGCGGCTCCGCCCCCCGGGTGGCCCGCTGGCTCGGCGACATCCGGGAGTACTTCCCCTCCACCGTCGTCCAGGTCATGCAGAAGGACGCCATGGAGCGGCTGGGCCTGCAACAGCTCCTCCTGGAGCCCGAGATGATGGAGGCCGTCGAGCCCGACGTCCACCTCGTCGGCACCCTGCTGTCCCTCAACCGGGTGATGCCCGACAAGGCGCGCGAGTCCGCCCGCGCCCTGGTGCGCAGGGTGGTCGAGGACCTGGAGCGCCGGGTCGCGCAGAAGACGCGCTCGCTGGTGCAGGGCGCCATCGACCGCTCCGCCCGCACCCACCGGCCGCGCCGCGTCTCCGACATCGACTGGAACGCGACCATCCGCCGCAACCTCGCCCACTACCTGCCCGAGCACGGCACGATCGTGCCGCAGACCCTCGTCGGGTACGGGCGGCGCAGCCAGGGCGTGCAGAAGGACGTGGTCCTGGCCATCGACCAGAGCGGGTCCATGGCGTCGTCGGTGGTGTACGCGAGCGTGTTCGGCGCGGTGCTGGCGTCGATGAAGACGCTGCGCACCTCGCTGGTCGTGTTCGACACCGCGGTCGTGGACCTCACCGAGCAGCTCACGGACCCGGTGGAGGTGCTGTTCGGCACCCAGCTGGGCGGCGGCACGCACATCAACAAGGCGATCGCGTACTGCCAGGGGCTGATCGACCGGCCCGACGACTCGATCTTCGTGCTGATCAGCGACCTGTACGAGGGCGGTGTCCGGGCGGAGATGCTGCGCCGGGTCGCGTCCATGCAGGCGGCGGGGGTCCAGGTGGTGGTCCTGCTGGCGCTGTCCGACGAGGGCGCGCCGTTCTACGACCGCGAGAACGCGGCCGCGCTGGCGGAGATGGGGGTCCCGGCGTTCGCCTGCACCCCGGACGTCTTCCCGGAGCTGATGGCCGCCGCCATCCAGGGGCAGCCGCTCACCGCGTGGGTGGACAAGCAGAAGGACGCCTGA
- a CDS encoding DUF5682 family protein, translating to MARLDTSGLHVLGVRHHGPGSARAVRAALAEIKPDAVLIEGPPEADALIPLVGELEPPVALLVHLADPPKDAAASAAGKKTTAAGGRPLRVAAGDGWAFWPFAAFSPEWEALRYAAENDVPVRFCDLPAAHTLAERLAETEASEEDGAATEEGVTEDPEAVGRDRLRLDPLGVLAEAAGYDDAERWWDDVVEQRGDGEPSPFPAIADAMAAVREESGPEQGRGARREAYMRQVLRATLKQGHERVAVVCGAWHAPALRGVADFPVSADTGLLKGLPKVKVNATWVPWTHGRLASASGYGAGVTAPGWYHHLYTAPDLPIHRWLTEAARRLREEGHHVSSSHVIEGVRLAESLAVLRGRPLAGLDEVSEALTAVLCEGEPVRAALVHHAMAIGERMGSVPPTTPMVPLQRDVIAAQKRLRLKAEPFDRDLDLDLRKEGHRERSVLLHRLRMLDVRWGDPQETSGGKGTFREAWRIRWEPELDVALIEASRWGTTVAGAASARAAERAADADLPELTALTEQCLLADLADALPGVLSLLTDRAATDGDVTHLMGALPPLARSARYGDVRGTDAAHLRTVAEQILRRVCVGLPPAVHGLDDEAAARFVTRIDHTHSAATLLGGEALAEWEATLASLARRETLPGRISGRLNRMLSDAGHIDADELRRRLGLAMSQGTEPAAAAAWLEGFLQGSGLVLVHDDRMLGLIDAWLLGLPEERFTAVLPLLRRTFGAFDGTERREIGEAAARLGGARRVEVRARAAVDADRAAPALATALAILTDGRKRAS from the coding sequence ATGGCACGACTGGACACGAGCGGTCTGCACGTCCTGGGCGTGCGGCACCACGGGCCGGGTTCGGCCCGCGCGGTCCGGGCGGCGCTGGCCGAGATCAAGCCGGACGCGGTCCTCATCGAGGGGCCGCCGGAGGCGGACGCGCTGATCCCGCTGGTGGGGGAGCTGGAGCCGCCGGTGGCGCTGCTGGTGCACCTGGCGGACCCGCCCAAGGACGCCGCGGCGTCTGCTGCTGGGAAGAAGACTACTGCGGCCGGAGGCCGTCCGTTGAGGGTGGCGGCGGGCGACGGGTGGGCGTTCTGGCCGTTCGCGGCGTTCTCACCGGAGTGGGAGGCGCTGCGCTACGCCGCCGAGAACGACGTCCCGGTGCGGTTCTGCGACCTGCCCGCCGCGCACACCCTGGCCGAGCGGCTCGCCGAGACCGAGGCGTCGGAGGAGGACGGGGCGGCGACCGAGGAGGGTGTCACCGAGGACCCCGAGGCGGTCGGCCGCGACCGGCTGCGTCTGGACCCCCTGGGCGTGCTCGCCGAGGCCGCCGGGTACGACGACGCCGAACGCTGGTGGGACGACGTCGTCGAGCAGCGCGGCGACGGCGAGCCCTCGCCGTTCCCCGCCATCGCCGACGCCATGGCGGCCGTCCGGGAGGAGAGCGGCCCCGAGCAGGGCCGCGGCGCCCGCCGCGAGGCGTACATGCGCCAGGTGCTGCGGGCCACCCTCAAGCAGGGGCACGAGCGGGTCGCCGTCGTCTGCGGCGCCTGGCACGCGCCCGCCCTGCGCGGCGTCGCCGACTTCCCCGTCAGCGCCGACACCGGACTGCTCAAGGGCCTGCCCAAGGTCAAGGTCAACGCCACCTGGGTGCCCTGGACCCACGGCCGGCTGGCCTCCGCCAGCGGTTACGGCGCCGGGGTCACCGCCCCCGGCTGGTACCACCACCTGTACACCGCCCCCGACCTGCCGATCCACCGGTGGCTCACCGAGGCGGCCCGGCGGCTGCGCGAGGAGGGCCACCACGTGTCCTCCTCGCACGTGATCGAGGGCGTGCGGCTCGCCGAGAGCCTCGCCGTCCTGCGCGGCCGCCCCCTGGCCGGGCTCGACGAGGTGTCCGAGGCGCTCACCGCCGTCCTGTGCGAGGGCGAACCCGTCCGCGCCGCCCTGGTGCACCACGCCATGGCGATCGGCGAGCGCATGGGCTCGGTGCCGCCCACCACGCCCATGGTCCCGCTGCAGCGCGACGTCATCGCCGCCCAGAAGCGGCTGCGCCTCAAGGCCGAGCCGTTCGACCGCGACCTCGACCTCGACCTGCGCAAGGAGGGGCACCGTGAACGCAGCGTCCTGCTGCACCGGCTGCGCATGCTCGACGTCCGCTGGGGCGACCCGCAGGAGACCTCCGGCGGCAAGGGCACCTTCCGGGAGGCCTGGCGCATCCGCTGGGAGCCCGAGCTGGACGTGGCGCTCATCGAGGCCAGCCGGTGGGGCACCACCGTCGCCGGGGCCGCCTCGGCCCGGGCCGCCGAGCGCGCCGCCGACGCCGACCTGCCCGAACTGACCGCCCTCACCGAGCAGTGCCTGCTGGCGGACCTGGCCGACGCCCTGCCCGGCGTGCTGTCCCTGCTCACCGACCGGGCCGCCACCGACGGCGACGTCACCCACCTGATGGGGGCACTGCCGCCGCTGGCCCGCTCCGCCCGCTACGGCGACGTGCGCGGCACCGACGCCGCGCACCTGCGCACCGTCGCCGAGCAGATCCTGCGCCGGGTCTGCGTGGGGCTGCCCCCGGCCGTGCACGGCCTCGACGACGAGGCCGCGGCCCGGTTCGTCACCCGGATCGACCACACGCACTCCGCCGCCACACTGCTGGGCGGCGAGGCGCTCGCCGAGTGGGAGGCGACCCTGGCCTCCCTGGCCCGCCGGGAGACCCTGCCCGGCCGGATCTCCGGGCGCCTCAACCGGATGCTGTCCGACGCCGGGCACATCGACGCCGACGAGCTGCGCCGCCGCCTGGGGCTGGCCATGTCCCAGGGCACCGAGCCCGCGGCGGCCGCGGCCTGGCTGGAGGGCTTCCTCCAGGGGAGCGGGCTCGTGCTGGTCCACGACGACCGGATGCTCGGCCTCATCGACGCCTGGCTGCTGGGCCTGCCCGAGGAGCGGTTCACCGCGGTGCTGCCGCTGCTGCGCCGCACCTTCGGGGCGTTCGACGGCACCGAGCGCCGCGAGATCGGCGAGGCCGCGGCCCGGCTGGGCGGCGCCCGCCGGGTCGAGGTCCGCGCCCGGGCCGCCGTGGACGCCGACCGGGCCGCCCCCGCCCTGGCCACCGCCCTGGCCATCCTCACCGACGGAAGGAAGCGCGCATCGTGA
- a CDS encoding ATP-binding protein — protein sequence MTTSSAPSISTDAAQALRPHAEQTYAAELEALAKADDRRRPPGWRLSPWAVTQYLLGATLEDGTEITPKYIGARRVVEVAVATLATDRALLLIGVPGTAKTWLSEHLTAAISGDSTLLVQGTAGTSEEAVRYGWNYARLLAEGPSREALVPSPVMTAMARGAIGRIEELTRMPSDVQDGLITVLSEKALPVPELGIEVQAQRGFNIIATANDRDRGVNDLSSALRRRFNTVVLPVPDSAEDEVRIVTQRVEQLGRSLELPDVPAGLDEIRRVVTVFRELRSGVTEDNGTKVKSPSGTLSTAEAISVLTNGIALAAHFGDGVLRPADVAAGIQGAVVQDRVSDGVVWREYLETVVRGREGWGEFYRACREVGA from the coding sequence GTGACCACCTCCTCCGCCCCCTCCATCTCCACCGACGCGGCGCAGGCCCTGCGCCCGCACGCGGAGCAGACCTACGCCGCCGAACTGGAGGCGCTGGCCAAGGCGGACGACCGGCGGCGCCCCCCGGGCTGGCGGCTCTCCCCCTGGGCGGTGACGCAGTACCTCCTGGGCGCCACCCTGGAGGACGGCACCGAGATCACGCCCAAGTACATCGGCGCCCGCCGCGTCGTCGAGGTCGCCGTCGCGACCCTGGCCACCGACCGCGCGCTGCTGCTCATCGGCGTCCCCGGCACCGCCAAGACCTGGCTGTCCGAGCACCTGACCGCCGCGATCTCCGGCGACTCCACGCTCCTGGTGCAGGGCACCGCGGGCACCTCCGAGGAGGCCGTCCGGTACGGCTGGAACTACGCCAGGCTGCTCGCCGAGGGCCCCTCCCGGGAGGCGCTGGTGCCCAGCCCCGTGATGACCGCCATGGCGCGCGGCGCCATCGGCCGCATCGAGGAGCTCACCCGCATGCCCTCCGACGTGCAGGACGGCCTCATCACCGTGCTGTCGGAGAAGGCGCTGCCCGTGCCCGAGCTGGGCATCGAGGTGCAGGCCCAGCGCGGGTTCAACATCATCGCCACCGCCAACGACCGCGACCGCGGCGTCAACGACCTGTCCAGCGCGCTGCGCCGCCGCTTCAACACCGTGGTGCTGCCGGTGCCCGACAGCGCCGAGGACGAGGTCCGCATCGTCACCCAGCGGGTGGAGCAGCTGGGCCGGTCCCTGGAGCTGCCCGACGTGCCCGCCGGGCTCGACGAGATCCGCCGGGTGGTCACCGTGTTCCGCGAGCTGCGGTCCGGGGTGACCGAGGACAACGGCACCAAGGTCAAGTCGCCCAGCGGCACGCTGAGCACCGCCGAGGCGATCTCGGTGCTCACCAACGGGATCGCGCTGGCCGCGCACTTCGGCGACGGGGTGCTGCGCCCCGCCGACGTGGCCGCCGGGATCCAGGGCGCCGTGGTCCAGGACCGGGTGTCCGACGGCGTGGTCTGGCGCGAGTACCTGGAGACCGTGGTCCGCGGCCGCGAGGGCTGGGGCGAGTTCTACCGCGCCTGCCGCGAGGTGGGCGCCTGA
- a CDS encoding DUF5691 domain-containing protein: protein MTTPSPAPDSWDLLVSAALVGTARRAVPETPDLPATGESEGAAALLDRAALATVRRLAGYTPARVDPIDPDPGPDLPEVGEQAVRRLEAILADRSELLPEWLELVAAAGLRAPAEHLPALLDRGARDSALRSAVAAAGGSRGRWLARFDPDWAYLLTESDPADVFDEDTWLHGTEGERRRMLGALRAADPARGRELLAAVWPDLRKAELRRRLLEAMETGLGPEDADLLETALDDKGANVRGLALSLLTRLPHSAHADRLRDHVRAHAGPGPKDTVVVTPVEPDEAGLLRDLALARPTGEIGLRERSEYLWTLVTRTPLDVWTDLLGTDPAGVLERVARSGDDELHDALLNAIGVQEDAVWARAALGLLEGRVTDRMVKAARGRRSLQLEPLLRVLPVGERCALVERSFGPGTGTRDVWSLLNAVPGPWTAKLVHQVVDRLGGKGWDRDQGGYRSVCLLVAERTPPELVHDLPRETPNLAAVGGGPSDHAYQSLLNTLRFRLDMHKELV from the coding sequence GTGACCACCCCCTCCCCGGCCCCCGACTCCTGGGACCTGCTGGTCTCCGCCGCGCTCGTGGGCACCGCCCGCCGCGCGGTCCCCGAGACCCCCGACCTGCCCGCCACCGGCGAGAGCGAGGGCGCGGCCGCCCTCCTCGACCGGGCCGCCCTGGCCACCGTGCGCCGCCTGGCCGGGTACACGCCGGCCCGGGTCGACCCGATCGACCCCGACCCCGGTCCCGACCTGCCCGAGGTCGGGGAACAGGCCGTCCGGCGCCTGGAGGCGATCCTGGCCGACCGCTCCGAGCTCCTGCCCGAGTGGCTGGAACTGGTCGCCGCCGCGGGCCTGCGCGCCCCCGCCGAGCACCTGCCCGCCCTGCTGGACCGGGGCGCCCGCGACAGCGCGCTGCGCTCCGCGGTGGCCGCGGCCGGCGGCTCGCGCGGGCGCTGGCTGGCCCGGTTCGACCCCGACTGGGCGTACCTGCTCACCGAGTCCGACCCCGCCGACGTCTTCGACGAGGACACCTGGCTGCACGGCACCGAGGGCGAGCGCCGCCGCATGCTCGGCGCCCTGCGCGCCGCCGACCCGGCGCGGGGCCGCGAACTGCTCGCCGCCGTCTGGCCCGACCTGCGCAAGGCCGAACTGCGCCGCCGCCTGCTGGAGGCGATGGAGACCGGCCTGGGGCCCGAGGACGCCGACCTGCTGGAGACCGCCCTCGACGACAAGGGAGCCAACGTCCGCGGCCTGGCGCTGTCCCTGCTCACCCGGCTGCCGCACAGCGCCCACGCCGACCGGCTGCGCGACCACGTGCGGGCCCACGCCGGGCCCGGCCCCAAGGACACCGTCGTGGTCACCCCCGTCGAACCCGACGAGGCCGGCCTGCTGCGCGACCTCGCCCTGGCCCGGCCCACCGGCGAGATCGGCCTGCGCGAACGCTCCGAGTACCTGTGGACGCTGGTCACCCGCACACCGCTCGACGTGTGGACCGACCTGCTCGGCACCGATCCCGCCGGGGTCCTGGAGCGGGTCGCCCGCTCCGGCGACGACGAGCTGCACGACGCCCTCCTCAACGCCATCGGCGTCCAGGAGGACGCGGTGTGGGCCCGCGCCGCCCTGGGCCTGCTGGAGGGCCGGGTCACCGACCGGATGGTCAAGGCCGCCCGCGGCCGCCGCTCCCTCCAGCTCGAACCGCTGCTGCGCGTCCTGCCCGTCGGAGAGCGCTGCGCCCTGGTGGAGCGCTCCTTCGGCCCCGGCACCGGCACCCGCGACGTGTGGTCCCTGCTCAACGCGGTGCCCGGCCCCTGGACCGCGAAGCTGGTGCACCAGGTCGTGGACCGTCTCGGCGGCAAGGGCTGGGACCGCGACCAGGGCGGCTACCGGTCCGTGTGCCTGCTCGTCGCCGAGCGCACGCCGCCCGAACTGGTCCACGACCTGCCCAGGGAGACCCCCAACCTGGCCGCCGTCGGCGGCGGCCCCAGCGACCACGCCTACCAGAGCCTGCTCAACACCCTTCGCTTCCGCCTCGACATGCACAAGGAGCTCGTGTGA
- a CDS encoding SWIM zinc finger family protein, which translates to MGKAASWPQRGAVAASAGGTSAVWGECQGSGSKPYLAAVHLDGGTGPAYKCSCPSRKIPCKHVLGLLALWAQGEVADREDKPSWVGSWLDGRAARQARAADPAKAAPADPAKAAATLRAREEAVAAGLAELRLWLHDQIDAGLAEVPKHGYDHWDRMAKRLTDAKARGASGWVSRLPSVARQESWPERVLEHLGLLHLLIDGYGAGDALGERTRGAIRSRVGITLKADEVRAGGESVGDTWVVLGRRTVPGAEDDMTGLRVWLRGARTGRTALALSFGRADQAPTTPYRLGTAVEADLSFYPDGHRVVPDPGTELPGPVPQGTTVAGALDAHAAVLAEDPWRETWPVVLADAAPARDDRWYLADPGGDALPLATGVPRRLLAVTGGRPATVAAEWSPAEGLTPLAVWDRTGKAIPL; encoded by the coding sequence GTGGGCAAGGCGGCGTCGTGGCCGCAGCGGGGGGCGGTCGCCGCGTCCGCCGGCGGCACCTCCGCCGTGTGGGGCGAGTGCCAGGGCAGCGGCTCCAAGCCCTACCTGGCCGCCGTCCACCTGGACGGCGGCACCGGCCCCGCCTACAAGTGCAGCTGTCCCAGCCGCAAGATCCCCTGCAAGCACGTCCTGGGCCTGCTCGCCCTGTGGGCACAGGGCGAGGTCGCCGACCGGGAGGACAAGCCCTCCTGGGTCGGCTCCTGGCTCGACGGGCGGGCCGCCCGGCAGGCACGCGCCGCGGACCCCGCCAAGGCGGCCCCCGCCGACCCGGCCAAGGCGGCCGCCACCCTGCGGGCCCGCGAGGAGGCCGTCGCCGCCGGACTGGCCGAGCTGCGCCTGTGGCTGCACGACCAGATCGACGCCGGGCTCGCCGAGGTCCCCAAACACGGCTACGACCACTGGGACCGCATGGCCAAGCGGCTGACCGACGCCAAGGCGCGCGGCGCCTCGGGCTGGGTCTCCCGGCTGCCCTCCGTGGCCCGGCAGGAGAGCTGGCCCGAGCGGGTCCTGGAGCACCTGGGCCTGCTCCACCTGCTCATCGACGGCTACGGGGCGGGCGACGCCCTGGGCGAGCGCACCCGCGGCGCGATCCGCTCCCGGGTCGGTATCACCCTCAAGGCCGACGAGGTGCGGGCCGGCGGCGAGAGCGTCGGCGACACCTGGGTGGTGCTGGGCCGGCGCACCGTCCCCGGCGCCGAGGACGACATGACCGGCCTGCGCGTGTGGCTGCGCGGCGCCCGGACCGGGCGCACCGCCCTGGCCCTCAGCTTCGGCCGTGCCGACCAGGCGCCCACCACCCCCTACCGGCTCGGCACCGCCGTGGAGGCCGACCTGTCCTTCTACCCCGACGGCCACCGGGTCGTCCCCGACCCGGGCACCGAGCTCCCCGGACCCGTCCCCCAGGGCACCACGGTCGCCGGCGCGCTCGACGCCCACGCCGCAGTCCTCGCCGAGGACCCCTGGCGGGAGACCTGGCCGGTGGTCCTGGCCGACGCCGCACCCGCCCGGGACGACCGCTGGTACCTGGCCGACCCCGGCGGCGACGCCCTGCCCCTGGCCACCGGCGTCCCCCGGCGCCTGCTGGCGGTCACCGGCGGGCGCCCGGCCACGGTGGCCGCCGAGTGGTCGCCCGCCGAAGGACTCACCCCCCTCGCCGTTTGGGACCGGACCGGAAAGGCGATCCCCCTGTGA